The Cheilinus undulatus linkage group 2, ASM1832078v1, whole genome shotgun sequence genome has a window encoding:
- the LOC121517075 gene encoding transcription factor TBF1-like produces the protein MCATENLREFVVQRLTAAAEDIFGVFQRTIVEYQAEIDRQRTLLDIVWQPHINLHRIDVPKKNVTKDEEVVTDQQLCNQERNFSLDQEEPEPPQMKEEQQELFSSQKGEQLKIKQETDTFMLTPAHEESNNSELQQQKECHLLSHTSHVTEDQDPDEPKHSDSETSGKSDPAQKRRRKKRRIQKNAKSEIHFNHHQIQKSLKGETCGEEVDNKDALKTNQRVHDGKKRHPCHCFITA, from the exons atgtgtGCTACTGAGAATCTGAGAGAGTTTGTTGTCCAGCGgctaactgctgctgctgaagacatttttggggtttttcaGAGAACTATTGTTGAATACCAGGCAGAGATCGATCGACAGCGCACACTGCTGGATATTGTTTGGCAACCTCACATCAACTTACACAGGATAG ATGTCCCaaagaaaaatgtgactaaagatGAGGAGGTTGTGACCGACCAGCAGCTCTGTAACCAGGAGAGGAATTTCAGTCTGGACCAAGAGGAGCCAGAGCCTCCACAGATGAAGGAGGAACAACAGGAACTCTTCAGCAGTCAGAAGGGAGAGCAGCTCAAAATAAAGCAGGAGACAGACACATTCATGTTGACTCCTGCTCATGAGGAAAGTAACAACAGTGAacttcaacaacaaaaagaatGCCATCTCCTCTCTCACACCTCCCATGTCACTGAGGATCAAGATCCTGATGAACCCAAGCACAGTGACTCAGAAACAAGTGGAAAATCAGACCCAGCACAAAAGAGAAGACGCAAGAAGAGAAGAATTCAGAAAAATGCCAAATCAGAGattcattttaatcatcatcaaattcaaaagTCTTTGAAAGGGGAGACATGTGGTGAAGAGGTTGATAACAAAGACGCATTAAAGACAAATCAGCGTGTCCATGATGGTAAAAAGAGGCATCCAT GTCATTGTTTCATAACTGCATGA
- the LOC121525775 gene encoding zinc finger protein 2 homolog, translated as MCSTENLREFIVQRLTAAAEDIFGVFQRTIVEYEAEIDQQRRLLDIDRKPHINLHRIDQHACKEEEVVADQQLCDQERNFSLDQEEPEPPQMKEEQQELFSSQKGEQLKIKQETDTFMLTPACEGSDNSELEQLNKQQLHSHTSYVTEDQDPDEPKHSDSETRGGSDTAQKRTQKKRRIQKNKKSEIYFCPHQSKKSLKGETCGEEVKSKSELKTHQRTHNDKEMHSCKICGKMFRFKSYLTYHTRSHTGERPHCCSTCGKRFYRITHLNIHMRTHTGERPFSCDICGKSFPHKSSLVKHRRIHTDERPFSCIACDRSFNDRGVLKVHMRRAHTGERPHLCKTCGKRFVTSSQLSQHMKCHADK; from the exons atgtgttcaactgAGAATCTGAGAGAGTTTATCGTCCAGCGgctaactgctgctgctgaagacaTTTTTGGAGTTTTTCAGAGAACTATCGTCGAGTACGAGGCAGAGATCGATCAACAGCGCAGGCTGCTGGATATTGATCGGAAACCTCACATCAACTTACACAGGATAG ATCAACATGCTTGTAAAGAGGAGGAGGTTGTAGCTGACCAGCAGCTCTGTGACCAGGAGAGGAACTTCAGTCTGGACCAAGAGGAGCCAGAGCCTCCACAGATGAAGGAGGAACAACAGGAACTCTTCAGCAGTCAGAAGGGAGAGCAGCTCAAAATAAAGCAGGAGACAGACACATTCATGTTGACTCCTGCTTGTGAGGGAAGTGACAACAGTGAACTTGAACAACTAAATAAACAGCAGCTCCACTCTCACACCTCCTATGTCACTGAGGATCAAGATCCTGATGAACCGAAGCACAGTGACTCAGAAACAAGAGGAGGATCAGACACAGCACAAAAGAGAAcacaaaagaagagaagaattcagaaaaataaaaaatcagagatttatttttgtcctcATCAAAGTAAAAAGTCTTTGAAAGGGGAGACATGTGGTGAAGAGGTTAAGAGCAAGTCAGAATTAAAGACACATCAGCGCACCCACAATGATAAAGAGATGCATTCATGCAAGATTTGTGGGAAAATGTTCAGATTCAAGTCCTATTTGACTTATCACACAAGATCCCACACAGGTGAGAGGCCCCACTGCTGCAGCACATGTGGGAAGAGATTCTATCGGATCACACATTTGAATATtcacatgagaacacacactGGTGAGAGGCCTTTCTCCTGTGATATCTGTGGGAAATCATTTCCTCACAAAAGTAGTTTAGTTAAGCACAGAAGAATTCATACAGATGAAAGACCATTTTCTTGCATAGCATGTGACAGGTCTTTCAACGATCGTGGTGTCTTAAAAGTTCACATGAGAAGAGCTCACACAGGTGAGCGTCCACACCTTTGTAAGACATGTGGGAAAAGATTTGTTACCTCATCTCAACTTTCACAGCACATGAAATGCCATGCAGACAAGTAG